From the Desulfobacterales bacterium genome, one window contains:
- a CDS encoding tandem-95 repeat protein translates to MTSYCTTRGRRPAGWYLAFMLVLLMGTLIASNARALELNVTWGDQDGNTVPLSDYRWLLQEDTTYDLGPGKPDQLSLNFHRSYAPVVAKGRGAPPDNIPLDPGKRYFVSVLPDAGYTIGGAPVINGVADVKVTPLPLPTAQISVFVFEDNFPINNAPDLPEERGLGGFKVTVEDAGGKYGITAGAMMTDAFGNPIGTVYGQDGNVVKMGDGSVTTDADGHALIQNLAPGKYGVIVIPPAGQDWHQTSTIEGKKVIDAWVKANEPPFFVEFGPPGFHVFVGFVKTMRDPAFFTGGNEISGRIVNLHNSRPPDFTFYTGHPIPGAWVGLNSGTAGTGRGVYAAPCDENSEFTITGIPPGTYELVIWDDNLDVIFATKNITLPADAGDLGDVAVFNWFGRLEAGVFEDSNRDGIWDPAEKGLPEQLVNIRFRDGTIYQSFATDLEGKAPFDEVFPFFNWLVAEVDFTRYQATGATFVVDAGGPVVPGEVLNPQEQLENCDGDSLGLSRTEPGEVLTQAFQVFLGQTVRMEFGKAPYDPSLNGGISGMVYYATTRAENDPRLAAAEPWEPGIPRVQVNLYVDEVNNETGLPGSDGKIDPKDPANATYPYVPVLSDVDNYPIGWSEGGTKGPEDVDHNNDGVFDWGDAIAFTRTDSWDDNLPDCAMGSNSPAPGALFGEHDAFDGIRNFNQARPGVFDGGYAFGDLPDGIYIVEAVAPPGYEHVKEEDKNVDFGDEYTGPFLPIDGSPVMPGESPDNTAPEQDTLDNQPLLVGDSRPVPAELTLFPGIPAPFAGEERPLPDRKQVALKPGLNAACNFFLFTEVPVAGQVVGFILDDLANEFDPASPAFGEKYAPPELPISIRDWKGNLISYSASDKNGAYNALVPSTYTANLPQPSGMSPHMLTVVLNDPTHPTVKHNPKYSQFTYTFQYMPGTTTYLDTPVVPIAAFAGPEQFPVDVEFPNGTPVIKQVDGGPYVAAAGASITIESMGNVEVPNPETGAPLTRDYGFGDSAGTVTIGGVPLTDIIWSSAAITGTVAPGTTTGQLVVTRDNGKSSELGVTVTVGPLGTGPTGQPREVRYVNAGQRIQTAIDNANPGDLILVGPGTYQELVIMHKAVQLQGWGAGVTFIDAVQVPSEKILDWRDKIQDLWLTAAFDLLPAQQINFAGLEPALAAVEGAGISVFAKNTIPLYGGFGKEFRARIDGFTVEGASTGGGIFVNGYAHFLEISNNRVRLNSSAQGGAITLGHPALVLETADGLAYQDAGNDHVRIHHNQISGNGGLGGAGGGISLYTGAHYYEVTNNFIAGNFMQNNGGGIGHFGRSDGGTIARNSIIFNQSFNQGISVSGGGIFIGGAAPLVLGGQTPGSGSVTVDGNLIQGNLAGAGDGGGIRTQFNLPGDAIRIINNIIANNVAGLAGGGISMQDTANIEIVHNTVAHNDSTATAGAAFVDSNLSEAQPAGIISRNSNPVIDSNIIWENRSFHFEIAGPTTFSLVYDRYWDLEPESLLVINCLFTGGTDPGFVAPYFNNPRGQTVLEQEFTTIPSAMPAFDEGGNFIDVRYSPLSIDVDVSNEAGVQVSSYKVTATIPGGAAGLTTTDMDGDLAGDTGYIGADRYVPPGNLAPVAGNDAYTILLPSRGNPAPLVVAAPGLLSNDFDPDGDSLVVDTTPLVDPINGTVALSADGAFTYTPTRRFEGTDAFSYLVGDGQRYTVAMVTITVTIRAANEAPSPTAADIITQINTVGMTRVLPNDPDVGDSHTYLIQVNPKNGTATVSEGGTVSYTPVLNFLGTDALTVQVKDQNNRTGTVTVNITVSLNLPPTQAMVVQIPPDEDGIDSDGDGIPDNDNRYLLLGAGDGFSTMADGYEQYIFSFRNLSHLLPAVQAGDPAVRTVPMHMVMHQGMLGAEWPAPTIKVKEGQRLYLNLANVGMAKRPDLFDPHTIHWHGFPQASAVFDGVPDASISIKMLGMLTYYYNVVEPGTYMYHCHVEATEHMQMGMLGNLYVTPKQDYDQALKDLGTPPYMGFAYNDGDGSTGYHVDYPIQMAGFDPAFHDASLTVQPLPFQLMADKYPMLNGRGYPDTLKQGSLPPAAANTFVDMATVVNSPAPQVGSFHISGDMLAMVDDAYNGLDLVFTSGALKGASRRIADYTIRKQGNNTRIEVVLAGALPQKPSAGDAFTIGTASQNVSSLIQAKQGQKILLRISNLDVTRFYTLASTLPMKVVGLNARILRGPSGKDLYYTTNSVTLGGGEAVDAIIDTTEVAPGTYLLYTTNLNYLSNNQEDLGGMMTEIVITTPQG, encoded by the coding sequence ATGACTAGTTATTGCACGACGCGTGGCCGAAGGCCCGCCGGGTGGTACCTGGCATTCATGCTGGTACTGCTTATGGGAACGCTTATTGCGTCCAACGCCCGGGCACTCGAGCTGAATGTAACCTGGGGAGATCAAGACGGTAATACTGTACCCCTGAGCGATTACCGCTGGCTGCTGCAAGAAGACACCACGTATGATCTGGGCCCCGGAAAGCCTGACCAGCTGTCACTGAATTTTCACAGGAGCTATGCGCCGGTGGTGGCCAAAGGTAGGGGGGCTCCGCCTGACAACATACCCCTTGACCCCGGCAAGAGGTATTTTGTTTCGGTGCTACCGGATGCGGGGTATACCATAGGTGGTGCACCGGTGATAAATGGTGTCGCGGACGTGAAGGTAACGCCCCTTCCCCTGCCCACGGCGCAGATTTCAGTCTTTGTGTTCGAGGACAATTTTCCCATCAATAACGCGCCCGATCTTCCCGAGGAGCGAGGACTTGGAGGATTTAAGGTCACAGTGGAGGATGCCGGCGGCAAATACGGTATCACAGCGGGCGCCATGATGACGGATGCCTTCGGCAACCCTATCGGAACTGTATACGGACAGGACGGCAACGTCGTCAAAATGGGTGACGGGTCGGTGACCACGGATGCCGACGGCCATGCGCTGATCCAGAACCTGGCCCCCGGAAAGTATGGGGTCATTGTAATCCCGCCTGCCGGCCAGGATTGGCACCAGACCTCAACCATCGAGGGCAAGAAAGTCATTGATGCCTGGGTCAAGGCAAACGAGCCCCCGTTTTTCGTGGAGTTTGGCCCCCCCGGATTTCATGTGTTCGTTGGGTTTGTCAAGACCATGCGGGATCCGGCATTTTTCACGGGAGGCAACGAAATCAGTGGGCGGATCGTGAATCTTCACAACTCAAGACCTCCGGATTTCACTTTTTATACGGGCCATCCAATCCCCGGTGCATGGGTCGGGCTGAACAGCGGCACGGCTGGGACGGGCCGTGGCGTGTATGCGGCGCCATGCGACGAGAACAGCGAGTTTACGATAACCGGAATTCCCCCCGGGACCTATGAACTGGTGATCTGGGATGATAACCTGGACGTCATTTTCGCCACCAAGAACATCACTTTGCCGGCTGACGCGGGGGATCTGGGAGATGTGGCGGTGTTCAACTGGTTCGGCCGCCTGGAAGCCGGTGTGTTCGAGGACAGCAATCGGGATGGTATCTGGGATCCAGCCGAGAAGGGCCTGCCGGAGCAGCTAGTCAACATCCGCTTCCGGGATGGCACCATCTATCAGTCCTTTGCCACCGACTTGGAGGGCAAGGCTCCCTTCGATGAGGTTTTCCCCTTTTTCAACTGGTTGGTGGCCGAGGTGGACTTTACGCGCTACCAGGCAACCGGTGCCACATTCGTCGTGGATGCCGGCGGACCTGTTGTCCCTGGAGAAGTTCTCAACCCGCAGGAGCAACTTGAAAACTGTGACGGTGATTCTCTGGGCCTTTCGAGAACCGAACCGGGTGAGGTGCTCACCCAGGCGTTCCAGGTGTTCCTGGGCCAGACCGTCCGGATGGAGTTCGGCAAAGCGCCTTACGATCCCAGTTTGAACGGCGGGATATCCGGCATGGTCTATTATGCCACGACCCGGGCTGAAAACGACCCCCGGCTGGCCGCTGCTGAGCCTTGGGAGCCGGGCATTCCCAGAGTGCAGGTAAACCTGTATGTCGACGAAGTCAACAATGAGACAGGCCTTCCGGGGTCTGACGGCAAAATCGACCCCAAAGACCCAGCAAATGCGACATATCCGTATGTCCCTGTCCTATCCGATGTGGACAATTATCCAATTGGCTGGTCCGAAGGCGGAACAAAGGGACCCGAGGATGTGGATCATAATAATGACGGCGTGTTCGATTGGGGAGATGCGATCGCATTCACCCGGACCGACAGCTGGGATGACAACCTGCCGGATTGCGCGATGGGCAGCAACAGCCCTGCCCCCGGCGCGCTGTTCGGTGAACATGACGCCTTCGACGGAATAAGGAACTTCAACCAGGCGCGGCCTGGAGTTTTTGACGGTGGATACGCTTTCGGCGACCTTCCGGACGGCATCTACATCGTGGAGGCGGTGGCCCCGCCCGGTTATGAGCACGTGAAGGAAGAGGACAAAAACGTTGATTTTGGCGACGAATACACCGGTCCTTTCCTCCCGATAGACGGCAGCCCGGTAATGCCGGGCGAATCGCCGGATAACACGGCGCCGGAACAGGATACACTTGACAATCAGCCGCTCCTGGTGGGCGACTCCCGCCCGGTTCCGGCCGAATTGACCCTTTTTCCCGGAATTCCGGCTCCCTTTGCCGGTGAGGAGAGGCCCCTGCCGGACCGCAAGCAGGTGGCACTGAAGCCGGGCCTGAACGCAGCCTGCAACTTCTTTTTGTTCACCGAGGTCCCCGTGGCGGGCCAGGTAGTGGGCTTTATCCTGGACGATCTGGCCAACGAATTTGACCCGGCCTCTCCCGCCTTTGGCGAGAAATACGCACCGCCGGAGCTGCCTATTTCTATTCGGGATTGGAAGGGCAATCTGATCAGCTATTCGGCATCCGACAAGAACGGCGCTTACAATGCGCTGGTGCCGTCTACCTACACGGCCAACCTCCCGCAACCCAGCGGTATGTCGCCGCACATGCTGACAGTGGTGCTGAATGATCCGACGCATCCGACGGTAAAACATAATCCGAAATACAGCCAGTTCACCTACACCTTCCAGTATATGCCGGGGACAACCACCTACCTGGATACCCCTGTGGTTCCCATCGCTGCTTTCGCCGGACCGGAACAATTCCCGGTGGATGTCGAATTCCCGAACGGCACACCGGTCATCAAGCAGGTGGATGGCGGACCGTACGTTGCTGCGGCTGGTGCTTCGATCACTATAGAATCCATGGGCAACGTCGAAGTTCCGAACCCGGAGACAGGTGCGCCGCTTACAAGGGATTATGGATTCGGTGATTCAGCAGGCACCGTGACCATCGGCGGGGTGCCACTGACCGATATCATTTGGTCTTCAGCTGCTATCACCGGCACCGTGGCCCCAGGAACCACCACGGGTCAGCTCGTGGTGACCCGTGATAATGGTAAGTCCAGCGAGCTGGGCGTGACCGTCACCGTCGGACCGCTGGGAACAGGGCCGACCGGACAACCAAGAGAGGTTCGATATGTCAACGCCGGCCAGCGGATCCAGACGGCGATCGACAACGCGAACCCGGGCGATTTGATTCTGGTGGGCCCGGGAACCTATCAAGAGCTGGTGATCATGCACAAGGCGGTTCAGCTTCAAGGCTGGGGTGCCGGTGTCACGTTTATCGACGCGGTTCAGGTCCCCTCGGAGAAAATACTCGACTGGCGGGACAAAATTCAGGACCTGTGGCTAACTGCCGCATTCGATCTGCTGCCTGCGCAGCAGATCAATTTTGCCGGGCTGGAACCCGCCCTGGCAGCAGTTGAAGGCGCCGGTATCTCCGTATTCGCAAAGAACACGATCCCGCTATACGGCGGCTTCGGTAAGGAGTTCAGGGCGCGGATCGACGGCTTCACTGTGGAAGGTGCATCCACCGGCGGCGGCATTTTCGTCAACGGTTACGCCCACTTCCTTGAAATCTCCAACAACCGGGTCCGGCTCAACAGTTCGGCCCAGGGGGGCGCCATCACCCTCGGCCATCCCGCCCTGGTACTGGAGACGGCCGACGGCCTGGCGTACCAGGACGCGGGCAACGATCACGTCCGCATCCACCATAATCAGATCTCCGGCAACGGCGGTCTGGGCGGCGCGGGCGGCGGCATTTCTCTTTACACCGGCGCTCACTACTACGAGGTGACGAACAACTTCATCGCTGGAAACTTCATGCAGAATAACGGCGGCGGCATCGGCCACTTCGGAAGGAGCGACGGCGGCACCATTGCCCGCAACTCGATCATCTTCAACCAGTCCTTCAATCAGGGCATATCTGTATCCGGCGGCGGCATCTTCATCGGTGGCGCGGCACCGCTGGTCCTCGGCGGACAGACGCCGGGCTCCGGATCGGTGACGGTCGACGGCAACCTGATCCAGGGTAACCTGGCCGGGGCCGGCGACGGCGGCGGTATTCGCACCCAGTTCAACCTCCCCGGAGACGCTATCCGGATCATCAACAATATAATCGCGAACAACGTGGCAGGTCTGGCCGGCGGCGGCATCTCCATGCAGGACACGGCGAATATCGAGATTGTCCACAATACCGTGGCGCATAACGATTCCACGGCCACGGCCGGCGCGGCATTTGTGGATTCCAACCTGTCCGAGGCCCAACCGGCCGGGATCATATCCCGGAATTCCAACCCGGTCATAGACAGCAACATCATCTGGGAAAATAGGTCCTTCCACTTCGAGATAGCCGGCCCGACGACATTCAGTCTGGTGTATGACAGATACTGGGATCTGGAGCCGGAATCACTGCTTGTAATCAACTGTCTTTTCACCGGTGGTACCGACCCGGGTTTTGTTGCGCCATACTTCAACAACCCCAGAGGACAAACGGTTCTCGAGCAAGAGTTCACCACCATCCCGTCGGCCATGCCCGCATTCGATGAGGGCGGTAATTTCATCGATGTGCGCTACTCGCCGCTTTCCATCGATGTCGACGTTTCTAACGAAGCGGGCGTTCAGGTATCAAGCTATAAGGTCACGGCGACTATCCCGGGAGGCGCTGCCGGCCTGACCACCACGGATATGGACGGCGACCTCGCAGGAGACACCGGATATATCGGGGCCGACCGCTATGTCCCCCCGGGCAACCTGGCACCGGTGGCGGGTAATGATGCCTATACCATTTTACTGCCCAGTCGAGGCAATCCCGCGCCTCTTGTAGTGGCGGCGCCCGGCCTTTTGTCCAATGACTTCGATCCCGACGGAGATTCCCTCGTGGTCGATACCACACCGCTGGTTGACCCGATTAACGGCACAGTGGCGCTGAGCGCGGACGGGGCCTTTACGTATACGCCGACCAGGAGATTTGAGGGCACGGACGCCTTTTCGTACCTGGTAGGCGATGGCCAACGTTACACTGTTGCCATGGTGACGATCACGGTGACCATAAGAGCCGCCAATGAGGCGCCCAGCCCGACGGCGGCGGACATCATCACCCAGATCAACACAGTCGGCATGACCCGTGTTCTGCCCAACGATCCTGATGTGGGCGATAGCCATACCTACCTTATCCAGGTGAACCCGAAGAATGGAACGGCCACCGTGTCGGAGGGCGGTACGGTCTCCTATACACCGGTGTTGAACTTCCTGGGCACCGACGCCCTGACGGTTCAAGTAAAAGATCAGAATAACAGGACCGGCACGGTTACGGTAAACATAACCGTAAGCCTGAACCTGCCGCCGACCCAGGCGATGGTGGTTCAGATCCCGCCGGATGAGGACGGTATCGATTCGGACGGGGACGGCATTCCGGACAACGATAACAGGTATCTCCTCCTGGGCGCCGGTGATGGTTTCAGCACCATGGCGGATGGATACGAGCAGTATATCTTCAGCTTCCGCAACCTGAGCCATCTTCTTCCCGCAGTGCAAGCGGGTGATCCGGCTGTGAGAACAGTTCCCATGCACATGGTCATGCACCAGGGGATGCTGGGGGCGGAATGGCCTGCACCGACCATCAAGGTGAAGGAAGGCCAGAGACTCTACCTGAACCTGGCCAACGTGGGCATGGCGAAGCGTCCCGATCTGTTCGACCCGCATACGATACACTGGCACGGTTTCCCGCAGGCGTCAGCCGTCTTTGACGGGGTGCCGGATGCGTCCATCTCCATCAAAATGTTGGGCATGCTTACCTACTACTATAACGTGGTAGAGCCCGGCACCTATATGTATCACTGCCACGTGGAGGCCACCGAGCACATGCAGATGGGAATGTTAGGCAACCTGTATGTCACGCCGAAGCAGGATTACGATCAGGCATTAAAGGATCTAGGGACTCCGCCTTATATGGGATTCGCATACAATGACGGCGACGGCTCCACCGGTTATCATGTGGATTACCCCATTCAGATGGCGGGATTTGACCCGGCTTTCCACGACGCCAGTCTGACGGTACAGCCGCTGCCATTTCAGTTGATGGCGGACAAGTACCCCATGCTGAACGGCCGGGGCTACCCGGACACCCTGAAGCAGGGCAGCCTGCCGCCGGCAGCTGCCAATACCTTTGTGGATATGGCGACTGTGGTAAATTCGCCGGCGCCGCAGGTGGGCAGCTTCCACATTTCGGGCGACATGCTTGCGATGGTGGATGATGCTTACAACGGACTGGATCTGGTATTCACCTCGGGTGCACTCAAAGGCGCCTCCAGGCGAATTGCAGACTACACCATTAGAAAGCAAGGAAACAACACGCGGATCGAGGTCGTTCTGGCTGGCGCGCTTCCCCAGAAGCCTTCGGCAGGAGACGCCTTTACCATCGGTACGGCGTCGCAGAACGTCAGCTCCCTGATCCAGGCAAAACAGGGGCAGAAAATCCTGCTGCGCATCTCGAACCTGGACGTAACCCGGTTCTACACTCTGGCTTCCACCCTCCCGATGAAGGTGGTGGGGCTTAATGCCCGGATACTGCGGGGACCAAGCGGCAAGGACCTCTATTATACGACCAACTCAGTCACCCTGGGTGGCGGCGAGGCTGTGGACGCTATTATCGACACTACCGAGGTGGCTCCCGGAACGTACCTCCTGTATACCACCAACTTGAACTATCTGAGCAATAATCAGGAGGATCTCGGGGGAATGATGACCGAAATCGTTATTACTACACCGCAGGGTTAG